Proteins encoded by one window of Brasilonema sennae CENA114:
- the rppA gene encoding two-component system response regulator RppA: protein MRVLLVEDEPDLGTAIKRTLHQEKYLVDWVMDGTEAWAYLENRWTQYTLAIFDWMLPGMSGLELCKRLRSNKNPLPVLILTAKDSMADKVAGLDAGADDYLVKPFSMAELLARLRALQRRSPHFQSPELIVGNLTLDYGNSAVVFQNATREKQVIPLTNKEFQLLEYFMKHPNQIVTTEQIRNQLWEVSAEPASNVVAAQMRLLRRKLASSGCENPIETLHGMGYRLKLTNEPK, encoded by the coding sequence ATGAGAGTACTGTTAGTCGAGGATGAACCAGATTTGGGTACCGCTATCAAGCGAACTTTACACCAAGAAAAGTACTTGGTTGACTGGGTTATGGATGGTACTGAGGCATGGGCATATCTAGAAAATAGATGGACACAATATACGCTAGCTATTTTCGATTGGATGTTGCCAGGAATGTCAGGATTGGAGTTGTGCAAAAGGTTACGTAGCAACAAAAATCCTCTGCCCGTGCTGATACTTACAGCTAAAGACAGTATGGCAGATAAAGTGGCTGGGCTAGATGCAGGAGCTGATGACTACTTGGTGAAGCCATTTAGCATGGCAGAATTACTAGCGCGGTTACGTGCTCTGCAACGTCGTTCTCCTCATTTTCAATCCCCAGAACTGATAGTTGGCAATCTAACTCTAGATTATGGTAATAGTGCGGTTGTGTTTCAGAATGCTACGAGGGAAAAACAAGTCATTCCCCTAACTAATAAAGAATTCCAGCTCCTAGAGTATTTTATGAAGCACCCGAACCAAATTGTTACCACAGAACAGATTCGCAATCAGCTTTGGGAGGTGAGTGCAGAACCTGCTAGCAATGTAGTGGCAGCTCAAATGCGTTTGCTGCGTCGTAAGCTAGCGTCGAGTGGCTGTGAAAACCCCATTGAAACTTTGCATGGCATGGGATATCGTTTGAAACTTACCAATGAACCAAAATAA
- the rppB gene encoding two-component system sensor histidine kinase RppB encodes MNQNKLFKLTRIRLASWYALVMALILGLCGFGVYQAVSHAHRITLDREIESVAGTLHDSVELKLQQPGHLEPVLKQLLPNICTVGDRCIQEQSFKRHTLTAINQGYYYVRFFDNSGRLTAIAGFHPQELSPVFKKELWQTVKDSKGKFFHQISFRLHTEDNRDWGYMQVGRSLEDFNSYLDGVKLILALGLPVAMGLVGLASWWLAGLAMQPIYQSYRQIQQFTADAAHELRTPLAATQATVESTLLMPQLDETETRDILQTIQRQNQRLTTLVTDLLLLARLDRQPMPMRRELCCLNDVVDDLVEEFAAMATSVEVKLTSFIKVHQPLNIVGNPEQLYRLISNLIINAIQYTPQGGEVTVILDRNEHYAVIQVQDTGIGIPQHELSRIFDRFYRVSGDRSRSTGGSGLGLAIAQAIVQAHHGSLNVQTELGKSSTFTIQLPFDVTVFNGVRSIYGFKGLYRRLRKFKVN; translated from the coding sequence ATGAACCAAAATAAACTGTTTAAGCTGACTCGTATTCGTCTGGCTTCGTGGTATGCACTCGTCATGGCTCTTATCTTAGGTTTGTGCGGATTTGGCGTTTACCAAGCGGTGTCCCATGCTCATCGGATAACCTTAGATCGAGAAATAGAATCAGTTGCAGGAACCCTGCATGACAGTGTTGAACTAAAACTACAGCAACCTGGACACTTGGAACCAGTTTTAAAGCAGCTACTACCAAATATCTGCACAGTTGGAGACAGGTGTATTCAAGAGCAATCTTTCAAACGCCATACTCTCACCGCTATTAACCAAGGTTATTATTATGTTCGCTTTTTCGATAATTCCGGACGCTTGACTGCTATCGCTGGTTTTCATCCACAAGAACTATCCCCAGTTTTTAAGAAGGAACTTTGGCAAACTGTTAAAGACAGCAAAGGCAAGTTTTTCCACCAAATATCCTTTAGGCTACACACCGAAGATAATCGTGATTGGGGGTATATGCAAGTGGGGCGAAGTCTGGAAGACTTCAATAGTTATTTAGATGGTGTGAAATTGATTTTAGCATTGGGATTGCCAGTGGCAATGGGTCTAGTTGGTCTTGCTAGTTGGTGGTTAGCAGGATTAGCGATGCAACCGATTTACCAATCCTACAGACAAATTCAACAATTTACAGCAGATGCAGCACACGAGTTACGAACACCTTTAGCTGCAACACAGGCGACGGTGGAGTCAACGCTTTTAATGCCGCAACTGGATGAAACAGAAACGCGGGATATTCTGCAAACTATACAGCGTCAGAATCAGCGACTCACGACTTTAGTGACAGATTTGCTGCTTTTAGCTCGCTTGGATCGACAACCTATGCCGATGCGACGCGAGCTTTGTTGCCTTAATGATGTTGTTGACGATTTAGTAGAAGAGTTTGCAGCGATGGCTACTTCAGTCGAGGTGAAGCTGACATCCTTTATAAAGGTGCATCAACCTTTGAATATTGTAGGCAATCCTGAGCAGCTTTATCGTTTGATTTCTAACTTAATTATCAATGCAATTCAATATACACCTCAAGGAGGAGAGGTCACAGTTATTTTAGACCGCAATGAGCATTATGCTGTGATTCAGGTTCAAGATACAGGCATTGGCATTCCACAACATGAACTGTCTCGGATTTTTGACCGTTTCTATCGGGTGAGTGGCGATCGCTCACGTAGCACTGGTGGTTCTGGATTAGGGTTGGCGATCGCGCAGGCTATTGTTCAGGCACACCACGGCAGCTTGAATGTGCAAACTGAATTAGGTAAAAGTAGTACTTTTACTATTCAATTGCCCTTCGATGTCACGGTGTTTAATGGCGTTCGTTCTATTTACGGATTTAAAGGGCTGTATCGTCGTTTACGTAAATTCAAGGTCAATTAA
- a CDS encoding DUF305 domain-containing protein, with amino-acid sequence MFRNNKSLLPRLSASIGLQMLLALTPALSAFTVAIEPILASQPAPRNRLTQVEIRLLRDLIDGHNFAIEMSKICLQRATLKELKSVCQQVITNQQEEIQTMQSWLSDWYGITYSPTSNKFSQNVINQLAGLSGDDFNITFMKTLTSHHWGAIIFAGEITDRAYHVEFVNLAANVVTAQVNEINQLRGWLKNIYNIEYVGAAAAGSAADTPDSERSLLNPENYPK; translated from the coding sequence ATGTTCCGTAACAACAAAAGCTTACTACCACGTTTAAGCGCTAGCATCGGCTTACAAATGCTTCTAGCCCTGACACCCGCTTTAAGTGCTTTTACAGTTGCGATTGAGCCTATACTGGCAAGCCAACCTGCTCCGAGAAATAGGCTCACACAAGTTGAAATCCGTCTTCTACGGGATCTGATTGACGGTCACAACTTTGCAATTGAGATGTCGAAGATATGTTTGCAAAGAGCTACACTCAAAGAATTAAAATCGGTTTGTCAGCAGGTTATCACTAATCAGCAGGAAGAGATTCAAACAATGCAGTCGTGGCTTAGTGACTGGTATGGCATTACATACTCACCGACATCAAACAAGTTTAGTCAGAATGTGATAAATCAGCTAGCAGGGCTGAGTGGAGATGATTTCAACATCACATTCATGAAGACTTTAACCTCACACCACTGGGGTGCCATCATATTTGCTGGGGAAATTACTGACCGTGCTTACCATGTAGAATTTGTCAATCTAGCTGCCAATGTTGTCACTGCGCAAGTAAACGAAATCAATCAATTACGAGGCTGGCTCAAAAATATCTATAACATAGAGTATGTAGGGGCAGCTGCAGCAGGTTCAGCTGCAGATACTCCTGATTCTGAACGCAGTCTTCTTAATCCTGAGAATTATCCAAAGTAA
- a CDS encoding DMT family transporter, with product MLANFSDLFLMNFKGELAALGVAFLWALTSVIYSRLGKKIFPLAMNLSKGAIAIAMAFLTILLSGEQLLPAIDSIRFILLLLSGAVGIGIGDTAYFAALNNLGARRTLLLKTLGPPMAAIVSTIFLHEQLSYVAWVGILLIILGVAWVISERVKNATTNDKLIVGVSFALLSAFTDAMGAVLSRAALAETTINSLWSAMVRLVGGVLILLLWLPMKREPVRASLKELRSGRILGIVILCAFLSTYLGFWLQQISLKFSPAAIAKSLNATSPLFVLPFAFFIGEKISLRAILGVLVAIAGMGLLFIYR from the coding sequence ATGCTGGCAAATTTTTCTGACTTATTTTTAATGAATTTTAAGGGAGAACTGGCAGCTCTGGGAGTGGCGTTTTTGTGGGCACTGACTTCAGTTATCTACAGTCGCTTAGGAAAGAAAATTTTCCCGCTGGCGATGAACTTGAGCAAAGGTGCGATCGCAATTGCGATGGCTTTCCTCACCATCCTTTTGAGTGGTGAGCAACTGCTGCCAGCAATTGACTCAATCCGCTTCATACTCCTACTTCTCAGCGGTGCTGTTGGAATTGGCATTGGCGATACTGCTTATTTTGCGGCATTGAACAATTTAGGGGCAAGACGGACGCTGCTATTGAAGACATTAGGTCCACCGATGGCTGCAATTGTATCGACTATTTTTTTGCACGAACAACTGTCATATGTTGCTTGGGTTGGTATTTTGTTAATTATTTTAGGTGTGGCTTGGGTAATTAGCGAACGAGTTAAAAATGCTACTACCAATGACAAGCTGATTGTTGGTGTCAGCTTTGCTCTGTTATCAGCATTCACAGACGCAATGGGTGCAGTTTTATCCCGTGCAGCGCTGGCAGAAACAACTATTAATTCCCTGTGGAGTGCGATGGTACGGCTAGTGGGTGGGGTATTAATACTGCTGTTGTGGCTGCCGATGAAGCGAGAACCAGTCCGCGCCTCTCTAAAAGAATTGCGGTCTGGGCGGATACTGGGCATCGTTATACTGTGTGCTTTTCTGAGTACTTACTTGGGCTTTTGGCTGCAACAAATCTCTCTTAAATTCAGTCCTGCAGCCATTGCTAAGTCCCTCAATGCTACGAGTCCTCTGTTTGTCCTGCCGTTTGCTTTCTTTATTGGAGAGAAAATCAGTCTGCGGGCAATTCTGGGCGTGTTGGTGGCGATCGCTGGGATGGGGCTGTTGTTTATCTACCGCTGA
- a CDS encoding DUF2808 domain-containing protein, whose protein sequence is MKKSLIYAGAVLTLAAAVLIPANYATAKMNNGRVPHIDGNVQFPPYARWQLIRYTFRLHIPQNSKAITQLIINVPNNVTISADIKNIDIVNENGQKINTNISVNSKTVSLAFLESVAPNTKLDIDLKNVKRSTLGNSVIYRFSAKFVGSDEDIPIGIAQFRIY, encoded by the coding sequence ATGAAGAAATCACTGATATATGCGGGTGCAGTATTGACTCTAGCTGCTGCAGTTTTAATTCCTGCTAATTATGCAACTGCGAAGATGAATAATGGAAGAGTGCCTCATATAGATGGAAATGTGCAATTTCCTCCTTATGCGCGATGGCAGCTTATCAGATACACTTTCCGGTTACATATTCCCCAAAACAGTAAAGCTATCACTCAGCTAATTATTAACGTTCCAAACAATGTAACTATCAGTGCTGACATTAAGAATATCGATATTGTGAATGAGAATGGTCAGAAAATTAACACTAATATTTCTGTCAATAGCAAAACTGTTTCATTGGCTTTTCTTGAATCAGTTGCTCCCAATACTAAGCTAGATATTGACCTAAAAAACGTGAAACGATCAACTCTTGGTAATAGTGTTATCTATCGCTTCTCGGCTAAATTTGTTGGCAGTGACGAAGATATTCCCATAGGTATAGCTCAATTTCGCATATATTAA
- a CDS encoding iron uptake porin — MTTQFRNVLKLSPVVLAATFFTANSAMASSVNEQVTSVSQLTAQSDNIGQVTSVSQFSDVQPTDWAFQALQSLVERYGCIAGYPNGTYRGNRALTRYEFAAGLNACLDRVNELIATATADLVRKEDLATLQRLQEEFSAELATLRGRVDALEARTAELEANQFSTTTKLVGEAIFNLSDIFGSDNRAVPSGVNPATAQDLNSNTIFADRVRLNLLSSFFGSDRLQIRLQARNVTPYGTGVTGTNMTRLSFDGNDSNDVLIDKLNYAFNLGDAVRVQVDAFGGLLYENLNTFTPEFNSSGRGSISRYGRFSPIYRVGEGGAGATLSFNPKGPITVSAAYLADRANNPNDGSGFLNGGYAALGQISFQPNQAFNIGLTYARTYQNIGNVANNSINLFNSTGSQYANNPFGGAALTADHYGVEATLRLGPKVTLGGWYGYSEAEAKGGTANGANAYFEYWAANVAFKDFGRQGNVLGFIFGQPPKATGNEFVQTNGIRRQDRDTSYHLEALYRLQLTENIAVTPGVLVIFNPEHNDRNDTVYVGTLRTTFTF, encoded by the coding sequence ATGACAACACAATTCCGGAACGTTCTGAAGCTAAGTCCGGTTGTTCTGGCAGCCACATTCTTCACTGCGAATAGCGCTATGGCTTCTTCTGTCAACGAACAGGTGACTTCCGTCTCTCAGTTGACAGCACAATCTGACAACATTGGTCAAGTAACATCTGTTTCTCAGTTTTCCGACGTACAGCCAACAGATTGGGCATTTCAAGCATTACAGTCTCTGGTAGAGCGCTACGGTTGTATTGCAGGTTATCCCAATGGTACCTATCGTGGTAACCGCGCTTTGACCCGTTATGAGTTTGCGGCTGGTTTGAACGCCTGTTTGGATCGAGTGAATGAACTGATTGCAACAGCTACCGCTGACTTAGTCAGGAAAGAAGACTTAGCTACCTTGCAGCGTTTACAAGAAGAATTCTCTGCTGAATTGGCTACTCTACGCGGTCGTGTTGATGCCTTAGAAGCTCGTACTGCTGAATTAGAAGCAAATCAATTCTCTACCACGACAAAACTGGTTGGTGAAGCGATTTTCAATCTATCTGACATTTTTGGTAGCGATAATCGGGCTGTTCCCTCTGGTGTAAACCCGGCAACAGCTCAGGACTTGAATTCTAATACCATTTTCGCTGACCGGGTTCGTCTGAACTTGCTCTCCAGCTTCTTTGGCTCAGACCGGTTGCAAATCCGTTTGCAGGCTCGGAATGTCACTCCTTATGGTACAGGCGTAACGGGTACAAATATGACCCGTCTGAGTTTTGATGGAAATGACAGCAACGACGTTCTGATTGACAAACTAAACTATGCATTTAATCTAGGCGACGCCGTACGCGTTCAGGTTGATGCATTTGGTGGTCTATTATATGAAAATCTCAACACCTTTACCCCTGAGTTCAACAGCTCTGGTAGGGGTAGTATCTCTCGCTACGGTCGTTTCAGCCCCATTTACCGCGTAGGTGAGGGTGGTGCAGGTGCAACATTATCCTTCAATCCCAAAGGACCTATCACCGTGTCAGCGGCTTATCTAGCCGACAGAGCTAACAATCCTAATGATGGATCAGGTTTTTTAAATGGTGGATATGCAGCCCTTGGTCAGATATCCTTCCAGCCTAATCAGGCATTCAATATCGGTTTAACCTATGCTCGCACCTATCAAAATATAGGAAATGTTGCTAACAATAGCATTAACCTCTTTAACTCTACAGGGAGTCAGTATGCTAATAATCCCTTCGGTGGCGCTGCTCTGACTGCTGACCACTATGGCGTAGAAGCTACCTTGAGACTAGGTCCCAAGGTTACGCTTGGTGGTTGGTATGGTTACAGTGAGGCAGAAGCTAAAGGCGGTACGGCAAATGGTGCTAATGCATACTTTGAGTATTGGGCTGCTAACGTTGCTTTCAAAGACTTTGGCAGACAAGGTAATGTGCTTGGTTTTATCTTTGGTCAACCACCTAAAGCAACTGGCAACGAATTCGTCCAAACAAACGGTATTCGTCGTCAAGACAGGGACACATCCTACCATCTAGAGGCGCTGTACAGACTGCAATTGACTGAAAACATTGCTGTCACGCCTGGTGTGTTGGTTATCTTCAATCCAGAACATAATGACAGGAACGACACTGTTTACGTAGGTACACTGCGTACCACGTTTACTTTCTAA
- the sbnA gene encoding 2,3-diaminopropionate biosynthesis protein SbnA, with the protein MIYESVASCVGQTPLVRLRRLFPQADLDIIAKLEFLNPGGSVKDRPARFIVEKGLQDGTINSRTHLVESTSGNLGIALAMMARVYKLSFTCVVDPKISPTNLQILQQLGANVDMVTKPDDQGGYLKTRIQRVQELVKTIPHSLWINQYANQLNWQAHYNGIGGEIIANLDGGLDCVVIAVSTTGTILGVARRLREKFPNIRVIAVDAVGSVIFGAPAGKRELPGIGSSRVPELLNKTEIDEIVYVDDWESMQGCRDLVTHEGIFAGGSSGSVVAAIKKLLPTFPKPYRVLTVFPDRGERYLDLVYNDDWVTRLQRLTAVV; encoded by the coding sequence ATGATTTATGAATCAGTAGCCAGTTGTGTTGGTCAAACACCGCTCGTTCGTTTACGTCGATTATTTCCCCAAGCAGATCTCGATATTATCGCCAAACTAGAGTTTTTGAATCCTGGTGGTAGTGTTAAAGACCGTCCAGCTAGATTCATTGTTGAAAAGGGATTGCAAGACGGTACTATCAATTCTCGAACCCACCTAGTTGAGAGTACCTCTGGTAATTTGGGTATCGCCTTAGCAATGATGGCGCGAGTTTACAAGCTTTCATTCACCTGTGTGGTTGACCCTAAAATCTCACCAACTAATTTGCAAATACTCCAGCAATTGGGCGCTAATGTCGATATGGTGACAAAGCCCGATGATCAAGGGGGCTACCTGAAGACACGGATTCAGCGTGTGCAGGAATTAGTTAAGACTATTCCTCATAGCTTGTGGATTAATCAATATGCTAACCAGCTAAACTGGCAAGCGCATTACAACGGTATTGGTGGTGAAATTATTGCCAATTTAGATGGTGGTCTTGACTGTGTGGTGATTGCAGTTAGCACTACAGGAACAATATTAGGAGTAGCTCGTCGCCTGCGCGAAAAATTTCCCAATATCCGAGTAATTGCTGTTGATGCTGTCGGGTCGGTAATCTTTGGTGCTCCTGCAGGTAAGCGCGAGCTACCTGGTATCGGCTCCAGTCGTGTTCCCGAGTTGTTAAACAAGACTGAGATTGATGAGATTGTCTATGTCGATGATTGGGAATCTATGCAAGGTTGCCGTGACCTAGTAACTCATGAAGGCATTTTTGCAGGTGGTTCGTCTGGGTCTGTTGTTGCTGCTATCAAAAAGCTTCTCCCCACTTTCCCTAAACCTTATCGTGTGTTGACAGTGTTTCCAGATCGAGGGGAGCGCTATCTTGATTTGGTCTATAACGATGACTGGGTAACGCGACTCCAGAGGCTAACAGCAGTAGTTTAA